The window GGTGCTATATCTTGGGCGTCAAACACTACTACATCATCATAAATGGCGTCTGCATCACTGCGAATGCTTGACCACCAGCTTACTGCTTGATCCCAGTCTTGGTTTTTAGGGACGAAGTCTTTATCTTTGAGGTAGTTATAGGTAATTTCGTCAGGGTTAATGTAACCGCAGCGTGCTCCTCCTTCTATAGACATATTACAGATTGTCATTCTTTCTTCCATAGACATCCGTTCTATAGTTGTTCCTGCGTATTCGTAAGCGTAGCCTACGCCTCCTTTTACCCCTAGTTTTCTGATTATGTATAATATTACGTCCTTAGCGGTTACTCCTGGGGCTAAGTCTCCGTTGACTTCGATTCTACGTACTTTGAGTTTATTTAAAGCCAAGGTTTGGGAAGCTAATACGTCTCTTACTTGTGATGTTCCAATGCCAAAGGCGATCGCTCCAAATGCTCCATGGGTTGAGGTATGGGAATCCCCACAAGCTATAGTCATTCCTGGTTGGGTTAATCCTTGTTCGGGGGCGATTACGTGCACTATACCTTGATTACCTGAACCTATACCATAAAAGGGTATTTGGTTGCTTTTTGCGTTATTTTCGATCGCTACCATCATTTCTTCTGCTAACTCATCTACAAAAGGACGAGCTTGATTTTCTGTAGGTACAATATGATCTACTGTGGCGATCGTTCTGTTGGGGTATAGTACTTTTAACCCTCTATCTTTTAGCATAGCAAAAGCTTGAGGGCTAGTTACTTCATGTATTAAGTGTAATCCTATAAAGAGTTGGGTTTGACCCGAGGGGAGTATTTTTACTGTGTGTAATTCCCACACTTTATCAAACAATGTTCCTTGACTCATTTTTGTGTTGATTTAGATTATCTTGCTTCTACTGTCACTCTTCTGGTCACTATATGACTACCATTACCATCAATAATTATCCCTGACAACCAGTATGCACCAGGTAAAGCTGGTGCAGTTACTAGTTTAAAGATTCCTCCCGAGGGTAATGGTGCTATTTCAAAGTTACTAGGTTGGAGATAGCGATCGCTTCGGGTCTCTTCTTCTATAGCTGACCCTAACAGCATACCATTTTCAAGGGGTTCTTGTACAATCAAATCAAAGTTAAATTGTTCGTGGGCTTGAACCTGACTATTGACAATTACGCTTATTTCTGCTGGGTTACCTGAAGTTACATCTGTTTCTTCTGAGATAATCTCTTGACGAATTAACTGATTACCCTGAAAATATTGTCTAGAACGAATAATGGATTTAATTTCCTGAGTTTGTCCTTGGTTTACCCCAACTCCTGAGATATTAGTGGTAGTTTCTGCTACTATCTCTTCTCCTTCTTTTGACCAACTTTCTAGGATAATTTCATACTTGAGATTAGGATAATTTCCCCAAAGTCTCTCTAAAGCTGTAGCTAAGGTTTCGTATCTTAAACCGTCGGTGTTAGAAAATTCTTGGCTATAGAATTGCAATAATTGCCTCAAATTTTGTTGATTAGCAGCTCTTTCTATTCCCTCTATCGCTTGATTGACTTGCTCAGGGATTTCTTCTGCTTGACTAGGATCAGCAGTAGATAAGCTCAACAAACCTGATAGAGATATTAGCCAGAGATACTTTTTGATGGTTACTAGTTTACCCATAGGTAGTTATTGTAAAAGTTATTGCTATTCTAGCAAGGTATTTCGATAACAACTTAAAATGTTGGAAGGCTTTTTCTCGGTTAATACATAAGTTTGATGCTTTTGTACATTAGACCAATTAAAAGGAGCTGACTTTTCTGCTGCTAACCATAGTAAACGCTTAGCTCTAGTGATTGCTACGTAAAATAAACGAAATTCTTCAGCTAATTTGAGTTTTTTGGCTTCTAACCAAGCTTGTTTGGGGTTAGGGATTGTAACAGGTTGACCTTGGTATTGAGCGTGTAAAGCGTGACGAAGTTGAGCACGGGCAACTTGTGATAAGCTAAAATCACCTAAAAATTTAGCATTGCTAGTTACTTTTAACTCACCTGGGATGGTATCTTGGTGTAAAAAAGGGATAAAGACATAATCCCACTCTAAACCTTTAGCTTTGTGCATAGTAATAATAGTTAATTGACCTGTTCTAGTATATTGTTCTTGGTTGTCTTCTTCTACTATGGTAAATTTTTCATTATTATTAATCATATTTTTGAGTACAGCGATCGCCTTACTTAAAGAATTGTGTCCTGTTTGTTTTTGGTTAATTGTTGCGGATAATTTCTGTAGGGTAGCTAATTCTGTTCCTTGATATTGTAGAGTCATACCTAAAAAAGGAATTAATTGATATGGGGGTAACTCTAACTTAGCTTTGAGTAAACTACGACACAGATGAGCAGTATTAGGGGATTGAGGAGGAGTTAGAGGGTTAGGATAAAGGAACTCTTCAGGATAGGTAGCTAAAGCGTTAAAATCCTCTTGAGGAATCAGTTGACGTTCTGCTAAAGTTAATAAGGCTTTTTTAAATAAATCTGGTGAATGAGGACGTTCTAAAAAAGAAAGTAAATTTAAGATTTCTTGAGGAATTTGGGAGTGACGTTGATTTTCATGGACCTCATAAATCCTAATTTTATGTAAGGATTCTAGATAACTTAATTGTTGAGCTAAAAAACTCCCTTGACGATTTTCTCTAACTAAAATAGCTGCATTATGGTGAGGATATTGTTGCAATAATTTAATTACTTTCTCACCAATTTCTGTAACGGTTTGATAGATATCTTCGGGGAAAGAAAGTTCTACACCTTTACCCTCGGGATTGGGGTTAGCATCCTCTTGGGGATTGGGGTTAGTAACAGGGATAATCTCTTGATCACGAAAGGGGAGATCCTCTGAAGGAATTGGATAGAAGCGAGAAAACTCATTAATCAGCCATTTTAGAGTAGAATTAGCACTCTCAATAATTATTTTACTACTACGACCAGCTTCATTCATTGTACCTAATTGTTGCCGTTGCTCACATTCTTGACAAAACCAGTTAAAATAAACAGGATCAGCAGGAGTAAAAGTGGAGTTAATCGCTTGATTAGGATCGCCAACTCTAATCAGGTTAACTTGTTCGGTGTTAACAGGATCTTGAGCTAGAATAGTAATTAGACGTTCTTGTAGAGGACTAGAATCTTGAGCTTCATCTTCAAAAACAGCATAGATTTTATGTTGCCAAGTTTCCCGTACTTGTTGATTTTCTAAGACTTTTAAAGCGGCTAAAATCAAATCATCATAGTCGAGGTAATTTTGTTCTCTAAGTTGATGTTGATATTGTTGATACAATCCAGCGGCGATTGCTAAGATTTGATATCTATCCTGACTCTTTTGACTCAATTCTGCTAAACTTTCGGGATTTAAACCAGAACTTTTAGCCTCGCGAATAGCCCCATAAGCTAAACTTGGTAATAATTCTGTGCGCAATAGAGACTCACGGCGTAATCTTTCGGTTTCTTCACCATCAAAGCGAAAACCCTTAATTAACTGTTCATAAAGAGAAATATCTTGAGATATCCACTCTTCTACGGCGTTGCTGATTAATTGATGACTACTAGTTAATTCAATGATATTAGTTGTTGCTAAATCCAGTTCATGTAATTCTTGGTGAAGATTAGCAATGTTCAAGGCTAAACCATGTAGAGTTTGTACTGTAAAACTTCCTAATGGTAAACTCAAATCTTTGAGAAAACCACGTATTTTTTGTTTAATACTCGCAGCAGCTGAACGAGTATAAGTCACAATTACTAACTGACGTTCTGAATTTAATTTTTCACGTGCTATAGTTAAAGCAGCAGCTATAGCGAGGCTATAAGATTTACCTGCACCTGGTACAGCACTGATAGCCATTTTCCCTCCACGCCAAGTCGCTAGTTTTTTTTGTCCTGGACGTAGATTATTAATTAATTCTTGTTCTGGAGATGATCCCATAATTATTTTATTGTTAACCATTTAACTATTAAAGATGAGTCCTTTTTTTCAGCGCTATTTTCTACCTAAATCATCGCCAACAACCCCTAATCATCCTATTCCTAATCCTAGCAATCCTAAGCAATATCGGGCTATTGGTTTAATTCGCGGTAAATATCAAATGTCTCCTGAAAAAATTAACCGTGGTTATCTTATTGATGTTGAAGGAAATATCATTAGAGTAGTCATCCTTGGTAAGGTTATTAGCTTAATTCGTAAACATTTGGATTTAACTAAGGAATATTTGTGGGTAGTTTATCCTCGTACACAAGTAGAAACTGGAGAGTTGCATTTACAAGTTGTAGGGGTTTGGCAACCAGAAAATGTCCCCAATCCACCTCTTAATCTTCCTGAGCGATGGTTTTCCATTCGGGGAGAGGTTATCCGCTGCGATCGCCGTAAGCAACAGGTGATAATCAAAATTAGGCAAAAACCTAAACAACAGGGAGAAAAACCGCGCTTTTTTAAACTGCAACTACAGGGTATTTTACCAGACAAACCAGAGAAACACTTCTGGGATTTAGAAGTTTATTTAGATCAAGATAAATTATTTATCCGACGCGCTACTGATTTAGGGTTATTACCTCAATATCAAAAAACTAAACCCATACTTAAAACAGCTAAACCACGTCGCAGTTACAAAAATTAATTAAATATGTAGCTATTTTTGTTACACTAAGATTGTATAGTACCTATAATTTATAGTAATGGTTTACAATCTTAGAATAGCTGATTTACCCCTTAATGAACGTCCTCGGGAAAGGTTGCTAGATATAGGCACAAAAAGTCTCTCTAATGCTGAACTGATCGCTATTTTACTAGGTACTGGTCAAGGAAAAGGTAAACTCTCAGCGGTAGGATTAGGTCAATATATCTTACAGGAATTAGCTCAAGATAGAAGAGATCCTCTCGATGTCTTACGGGATATCAACCCCCAAGAATTAATGAAAATACCAGGGATAGGTCCTGCTAAAGCCACTACTATTCTAGCAGCGATTGAATTAGGTAAGCGTGTCTTTCAACTAAGACCTAATCAACGTGCTATTATTGATAGTCCTGATGCAGCAGCAGCAGCGTTTAGCCATGATCTGATGTGGCAAACTCAAGAACGTTTTGCCATACTAATGTTAGACGTAAAAAACGCTCTGATTAGTACTAGAGTAATTAGTATTGGTACAGCAACAGAAACTTTAGCCCATCCTCGGGAAATTTTCCGCGAAGCGATTCGACAAGGTGCGACTAAATTAATTATTGCTCATAATCACCCGTCAGGCAATACAGAACCCTCAACCGAAGATCTCAATTTAACCACACAATTACTCAAAGCGGCTCAATTTTTAGATATACCTTTATTAGATCATTTAATTTTAGGTAATGGGGATTATCGCAGTCTGCGTCAAACTACTAAATTATGGCAAGATTATGATTAGGTGGAACGGTTTTAGGTGGAACGGTTTTAGGTTTTAGGTCAATTATGGAAGAGTTATTAGAAGTAAAAGAGTTATTGTTAGCTGGAAATGTTGCAGATGCTTTATTATTGATAGATGATCTCACCGAAATGAGCAAAGATGATAAGCTCAATAAAATTTTTAGTTTTGGTAAAGTGTTACTATTACATTTGCTTAAACAAAAGGTAGAAAAAAGAACTACCCGTTCTTGGGATTTATCCATCGCTAATGCAGTCAAGGAAATTCAACGCACCAATAAAAGACGCAAAACAGGAGGAACTTATTTAACAGAAGAGGAATTAAAAGAAACTTTAGAGGATGCTTATGATTTAGCTTTAAAAGCAACAGCTAAAGAAGCTTTTGAGGGAGAATATACGGGACAAGAAATCGCCAAAATGGTCTCTAAAGATGTTATTATTGGGGAAGCAGTGGCATTAATTTTAAGTAAATGAATATCCAACCAGAATTTATTCAAGAAACCAAAAAAATGAGAATAGCTGCTTTAACTAATACTCTCAATATTGCTTTACAATATGGGGAAGAAGGGTTAAAGTTAGGGATACAGATTTTAAACAATGAGAAAGGTCATTTCAGATTAATTGCTTATGATTTATTATGGCAAAAATTAGATAGTCAGGGTAGAGAAAAATTAAGGGAATATTTACGAGAATTACCTTAAGATATATTCTCTAAATAAGCATTAACTAAGGCTTTTTTTAAATCTCTCACTAAACGTTCAGCTTGATGTTGATAAAGGGGAATAGGTATAGTTTGGGGAAGATTATTGACTAACTCTCTAGCTAAAGGTATGGGACATCCTGTGATTCTACTAATAATATTAGCACCATCAAAAATAGCGTCTTGAGTTAAGGCTTTTTCTAAGTGAACTTGCCAACAACGAGAGATAATATCTATATTGCCTCTTTCTATGGTACGCAATCCTTCAATAGTAGCTAAAACAATGATGCGATCGCCTGATGAGACGCGTAAATCTTCTAAGGGAATAAATAGGGGTTCTTGGTTAGGAGTTTGATAAAATATCACTACCACTCCATAACCATAATTAATTTCCGAAATCAATAGTCCATT of the Gloeocapsa sp. DLM2.Bin57 genome contains:
- the leuC gene encoding 3-isopropylmalate dehydratase large subunit yields the protein MSQGTLFDKVWELHTVKILPSGQTQLFIGLHLIHEVTSPQAFAMLKDRGLKVLYPNRTIATVDHIVPTENQARPFVDELAEEMMVAIENNAKSNQIPFYGIGSGNQGIVHVIAPEQGLTQPGMTIACGDSHTSTHGAFGAIAFGIGTSQVRDVLASQTLALNKLKVRRIEVNGDLAPGVTAKDVILYIIRKLGVKGGVGYAYEYAGTTIERMSMEERMTICNMSIEGGARCGYINPDEITYNYLKDKDFVPKNQDWDQAVSWWSSIRSDADAIYDDVVVFDAQDIAPTVTWGITPGQAISIDESVPQPEELPESERAIAQEAYNYMQLNPGQPIKGTKIDVCFIGSCTNGRLSDLREAAKIAKEHKVAPGIKAFVVPGSERVKQAAEAEGLHLIFQEAGFEWREAGCSMCLAMNPDKLQGNQISASSSNRNFKGRQGSATGRTLLMSPAMVAAAAVTGKVSDVRELI
- a CDS encoding nuclear transport factor 2 family protein — protein: MGKLVTIKKYLWLISLSGLLSLSTADPSQAEEIPEQVNQAIEGIERAANQQNLRQLLQFYSQEFSNTDGLRYETLATALERLWGNYPNLKYEIILESWSKEGEEIVAETTTNISGVGVNQGQTQEIKSIIRSRQYFQGNQLIRQEIISEETDVTSGNPAEISVIVNSQVQAHEQFNFDLIVQEPLENGMLLGSAIEEETRSDRYLQPSNFEIAPLPSGGIFKLVTAPALPGAYWLSGIIIDGNGSHIVTRRVTVEAR
- a CDS encoding ATP-dependent helicase; the protein is MVNNKIIMGSSPEQELINNLRPGQKKLATWRGGKMAISAVPGAGKSYSLAIAAALTIAREKLNSERQLVIVTYTRSAAASIKQKIRGFLKDLSLPLGSFTVQTLHGLALNIANLHQELHELDLATTNIIELTSSHQLISNAVEEWISQDISLYEQLIKGFRFDGEETERLRRESLLRTELLPSLAYGAIREAKSSGLNPESLAELSQKSQDRYQILAIAAGLYQQYQHQLREQNYLDYDDLILAALKVLENQQVRETWQHKIYAVFEDEAQDSSPLQERLITILAQDPVNTEQVNLIRVGDPNQAINSTFTPADPVYFNWFCQECEQRQQLGTMNEAGRSSKIIIESANSTLKWLINEFSRFYPIPSEDLPFRDQEIIPVTNPNPQEDANPNPEGKGVELSFPEDIYQTVTEIGEKVIKLLQQYPHHNAAILVRENRQGSFLAQQLSYLESLHKIRIYEVHENQRHSQIPQEILNLLSFLERPHSPDLFKKALLTLAERQLIPQEDFNALATYPEEFLYPNPLTPPQSPNTAHLCRSLLKAKLELPPYQLIPFLGMTLQYQGTELATLQKLSATINQKQTGHNSLSKAIAVLKNMINNNEKFTIVEEDNQEQYTRTGQLTIITMHKAKGLEWDYVFIPFLHQDTIPGELKVTSNAKFLGDFSLSQVARAQLRHALHAQYQGQPVTIPNPKQAWLEAKKLKLAEEFRLFYVAITRAKRLLWLAAEKSAPFNWSNVQKHQTYVLTEKKPSNILSCYRNTLLE
- a CDS encoding JAB domain-containing protein, encoding MVYNLRIADLPLNERPRERLLDIGTKSLSNAELIAILLGTGQGKGKLSAVGLGQYILQELAQDRRDPLDVLRDINPQELMKIPGIGPAKATTILAAIELGKRVFQLRPNQRAIIDSPDAAAAAFSHDLMWQTQERFAILMLDVKNALISTRVISIGTATETLAHPREIFREAIRQGATKLIIAHNHPSGNTEPSTEDLNLTTQLLKAAQFLDIPLLDHLILGNGDYRSLRQTTKLWQDYD
- a CDS encoding DUF29 family protein, coding for MEELLEVKELLLAGNVADALLLIDDLTEMSKDDKLNKIFSFGKVLLLHLLKQKVEKRTTRSWDLSIANAVKEIQRTNKRRKTGGTYLTEEELKETLEDAYDLALKATAKEAFEGEYTGQEIAKMVSKDVIIGEAVALILSK